One genomic window of Microbacterium sp. BH-3-3-3 includes the following:
- a CDS encoding ABC transporter ATP-binding protein: MSFDVTPALARPEVVVLTDVSKRFVVRKDTSIKERLVTLGRAGRRHRQDFWALSDVSLDIRAGNTIGLIGHNGSGKSTLLKVIGGIIQPTSGDVKQRGRVAALIELGAGFHPDLTGRENVYLNASVLGLSREETRASFDDILDFSGVGDFIDTQVKFYSSGMFVRLAFAIAVHTDPDILLVDEVLAVGDEQFQRKCLDKIKEFQRQGRTIIIVSHALDQIEELCDRVILMDKGRVAFDGLAEAAVERFRELLEEGSGKVSARPEQVLRAAEIVAVDVRAADGTRSNDFQTGESFRVGVTVRGLRTLDEWALGFSIDTSSGLLALASNTSMLGTSLPALHEGETTTVEIDVDSARFNPGSYWVNANLHGISESTSHALMQGAEFTVHGRSDSLGSVPAEVRFR, encoded by the coding sequence ATGTCGTTTGACGTGACCCCCGCCCTGGCGCGCCCCGAGGTCGTCGTGCTCACCGACGTGTCGAAGCGGTTCGTCGTGCGCAAGGACACCTCCATCAAGGAGCGCCTCGTCACGCTCGGCCGCGCCGGCCGTCGCCACCGCCAGGACTTCTGGGCGCTCAGCGACGTGAGCCTCGACATCCGCGCGGGCAACACCATCGGTCTGATCGGGCACAACGGCTCGGGCAAGAGCACGCTGCTGAAGGTCATCGGCGGGATCATCCAGCCGACCTCCGGCGACGTGAAGCAGCGCGGGCGCGTGGCGGCTCTGATCGAGTTGGGTGCCGGGTTCCACCCCGACCTCACCGGTCGCGAGAACGTCTACCTGAACGCCTCGGTGCTCGGGCTCAGCCGGGAAGAGACCCGGGCGAGCTTCGACGACATCCTCGACTTCTCGGGCGTCGGCGACTTCATCGACACCCAGGTCAAGTTCTACTCGTCGGGGATGTTCGTGCGCCTCGCGTTCGCGATCGCCGTGCACACCGACCCTGACATCCTGCTCGTCGACGAGGTGCTCGCCGTGGGCGACGAGCAGTTCCAGCGCAAATGCCTCGACAAGATCAAGGAGTTCCAGCGCCAGGGACGCACGATCATCATCGTGTCGCACGCCCTCGACCAGATCGAGGAGCTGTGCGATCGGGTGATCCTCATGGACAAGGGCCGGGTCGCGTTCGACGGCCTCGCCGAGGCCGCCGTGGAGCGCTTCCGCGAGCTGCTCGAAGAAGGATCCGGCAAGGTGTCCGCGCGCCCCGAGCAGGTGCTGCGGGCGGCGGAGATCGTCGCGGTCGACGTTCGCGCGGCCGACGGCACCCGCTCCAACGACTTCCAGACGGGCGAGTCCTTCCGCGTCGGTGTGACCGTGCGGGGCCTGCGCACGCTCGATGAGTGGGCGCTCGGCTTCAGCATCGACACCTCGTCGGGTCTGCTGGCCCTGGCGTCGAACACCAGCATGCTGGGCACCTCGCTGCCGGCCCTCCACGAGGGCGAGACGACGACCGTCGAGATCGACGTCGACAGCGCCCGCTTCAACCCGGGCAGCTACTGGGTCAACGCGAACCTGCACGGCATCAGCGAGTCGACCTCGCACGCCCTCATGCAGGGCGCGGAGTTCACGGTGCACGGCCGGTCGGACTCGCTGGGGTCGGTCCCCGCCGAGGTGCGCTTCCGCTGA
- a CDS encoding ABC transporter permease, with product MSSSSSSADNARFARLAEMPMRSVGVTPGLGFASLWTTLRDIFARREMLDLLVKRDIKARYKDSALGFVWALIRPLILLGIYFVVLGQFLGAARGIPDFAIFIFTGLTAMSLFQEIAVGGTGSIIANGGVVKKVYMPREIFPLAATGSALFNFLIQLGVLLVATVIAGKPPLHWQIVYAVPSLLLILVYGLAFSLFFSAVNVYLRDVQYLVEVVTMLLMWLSPVLYAWHLASQIITSPTLLEIYTNNPLTLAVLGFQRAFWLGGDGLEQPAHLVLRMSVALLIGLVLLVLSHRVFVRLQGNFAQEL from the coding sequence ATGTCCAGTTCCTCATCCTCCGCGGATAACGCGCGCTTCGCACGCCTCGCGGAGATGCCGATGCGCTCCGTCGGCGTCACCCCCGGCTTGGGGTTCGCATCGCTCTGGACGACGCTGCGCGACATCTTCGCGCGCCGCGAGATGCTCGACCTCCTCGTCAAGCGCGACATCAAGGCGCGCTACAAGGATTCCGCGCTCGGATTCGTGTGGGCGCTCATCCGCCCCCTCATCCTGCTGGGCATCTACTTCGTCGTGCTGGGCCAGTTTCTGGGCGCGGCGCGCGGCATCCCGGACTTCGCCATCTTCATCTTCACCGGCCTGACGGCGATGAGCCTGTTCCAGGAGATCGCCGTGGGTGGCACCGGGTCGATCATCGCCAACGGCGGTGTCGTGAAGAAGGTGTACATGCCGCGCGAGATCTTCCCGCTCGCGGCGACCGGATCGGCCCTGTTCAACTTCCTCATCCAGCTCGGCGTGCTGCTGGTCGCGACGGTGATCGCGGGCAAGCCGCCGCTGCACTGGCAGATCGTCTACGCGGTCCCCTCGCTGCTGCTCATCCTCGTCTACGGTCTGGCCTTCTCGCTCTTCTTCTCGGCGGTGAACGTCTACCTCCGCGACGTGCAGTACCTGGTCGAGGTCGTCACCATGCTCCTCATGTGGCTCTCGCCGGTGCTGTACGCCTGGCACCTCGCGAGCCAGATCATCACCAGCCCGACGCTGCTGGAGATCTACACGAACAACCCGCTGACCCTCGCCGTGCTCGGATTCCAACGAGCGTTCTGGCTCGGGGGCGACGGTCTGGAGCAGCCCGCCCACCTCGTGCTGCGCATGTCCGTCGCACTGCTCATCGGTCTCGTTCTGCTCGTGCTCAGCCACCGTGTCTTCGTGCGCCTTCAGGGCAACTTCGCCCAGGAACTGTGA